From the genome of Syntrophorhabdaceae bacterium:
GCACGCGACATCACCTGGCGCAAGAGCGCGGAAGAGAATCTTCGGCAGAGCGAGAAACGCTTTCGTTCCGTTATGGAGACGGTTCCGGCCATCCTGTGGGCCCTGGACAGTTCGGGAACCCTCGTATTTTCTGAAGGCAGGGCCCTTGCAGTGCTCGGGCTGAAAGCTGGAGAACTGGTGGGGCAATCAGTGTTTGAAATATACAAGAACGATATTAAGGCGGTCTCGCTCATACAGCGTGGTCTGGAGGGCGAGGAGTTCTCTGATGAGGTCGAAGTCGGTAGGCATAACTGGAGCAATCGCTATGTCCCGCATCCCTATAAGGACGGAAAAGTCATTGGACTGATCGGTATCTCATCGGTATCTCAGTGGACATAACCGAGCGCAAGAAGGCAGAAGAGGCACTGCGAGAAAGCGAGGAGCGATTGCGGCAGGCCATCCGTGTTTCTCAGAGCGGCATCTTCGATCACGACCACCTTACTGACACCATTTACTGGTCGCCTCAGCAACGGGAAATCTTTGGTTGGGGCCCGGATGAAACAGTAACCTTGCAGGCGTTTCTCGAATGTATTTACCCTGAGGACCGTGAGAGAATTGTGGCGACTGTCCGGCGCGCCCACGACCCGGCGGGTGTCGGTCTATTCGACGTTGAGTATCGGATCATACATCGAGGCGGCGCCATTCGCTGGCTGACCACGCGGTCCCAGACGTTCTTTGAGGGTGATGGCGGCAGGCGCCGGAAAGTGCGTACCGTAGGCGCCACCTTGGACATCAGCGAGCGCAAGGAGGCTGAGGAGAAGATCCGGGAAAAAGAAGGGAAGTACCGGTTGCTCTTTGAATCTGCCAATGACGGGATCTTTATCCACGATGAGACCGGCTTCATAGACTGTAACGAGAAAGGCGCCGAGATGTACGGGCTCCCGAAGGAGGAAATCATAGGCCGTCGGCCAAGCGAGTTCGCTCCGGAGCGGCAGCCTGATGGACGGCTTTCGTCCGAAGTGGCCAGCGAAAAGGTCCAGGCGGCATTGAGCGGTATCCCCCAGGTATTCGAGTGGAAGCCGGTGCGTGCTGACGGAAGCCCCTTTGATGTGGAGATCACCCTGAGCCGGCTCAAACTGGGCGGCAAGATGTACTTGCAGGCGATTGTTCGAGACATCGGCGAGCGGAAGCGGTTAGAACAGGAAATGCTCAAAATGGAGAAACTCGAATCCCTTGGGACGTTGGCAGGTGGAATCGCCCACGATTTCAACAACCTGCTGCAGGGCATATTCGGCTACATATCCATGGCAAAAATGAGTTTCAACCAGAAGGAGAAGTCGCTCGCCATGTTAGAGCAGGCCGAGAATGCGCTTCACCAGTCAGTCAGTCTCACGACACAACTGCTGACCTTCTCCAAGGGAGGTAAGCCGGTTAAGAAACAGATTTCCCTTCTGCCTGTGATCGAGAACGCGGCTAAGTTTGCCTTGAGCGGTTCCCAGTGTTACTATCAACTCGATATTGAGCCTGGCTTGTGGCAGGTCGATGCGGACGGGGGGCAGTTGGGGCAGGTGATTCAGAACATGGTGCTGAATGCTGACCATGCCATGCCCGAGGGAGGTGCCGTGGTTATCACTGCAAAGAACGTCCTGAAACCCGACAGCAAGCATCCTAAGCTTCCAAAAGGCAATTATGTCGAGATTTCTGTTCAGGACAGAGGCATTGGCATCCCAAAGAAATACCTCCAGAAAATCTTCGACCCCTATTTTACCACTAAGGAGAAGGGCAGCGGCCTTGGGCTTGCAACCTCCTATTCCGTCATCAGAAACCATGGGGGCTTGATTGATGTAACTTCCGAATCGGGGAAAGGCACAAAGTTCTTTATCTACCTGCCTGCTATTGAAGTGGAAAAGGAGTTTAAGGAAACCACTGAAGTTTCCTCAGTTGTCCGCAAAGGGAAAATCCTTGTCATGGATGACGACAAACTGGTGCGAGGAGTAGCAGAAGAACTGATTAGAACCCTTGGACACGAAGTTGATTGTGCAAAGGACGGAATAGATGCAATACAAAAGTTCGTTCTGGCGAGAGATTCAGGAAAGCCCTTTGATGTAGTTATCCTTGATCTAACGGTAAAGTCTGGCATGGGAGGAGAACAGACCATCAAGGAACTTCGAGAGATAGATCCAAGTGTTAAAGCTATCGTATCAAGTGGATACTCGAACAGTCGCGCGGTGGTAGACTACCATTCCTATGGATTTGCGGCATTCTTAAATAAGCCCTACTCTATCGATTCTCTGAAGAATAATCTGAATGCACTGCTGCGGTGACAATGATTTCTACACGTAACCTCTAGCTGTCGAATTTTCGTTGACCATCTAATACTAACAGAAACCTTATGCTGTTGTAATAAAGCCTCAGTGTTGACTGCAGGAGGAAGAAGCCGACCCTCGTAGATCTGTGGAAAAATGTGCGACCCTTTTGTTACAATACTGCGGTTTCTAAACATCTAATATGTGAGGGTTGAATATGAGTTTGATGAAAAGTGTCATGAATTTCTTTTCTCTTAGAGAGGAGACGCAGCCGGTCCGGAACATGGGAAGGAATGAGTCCTGCTG
Proteins encoded in this window:
- a CDS encoding PAS domain S-box protein, with translation MDIETAFPDNFSWQAHVNEIRQRGSLIFEGVQKRKNSTTFPVEVNISYVVINTREYMVTVARDITWRKSAEENLRQSEKRFRSVMETVPAILWALDSSGTLVFSEGRALAVLGLKAGELVGQSVFEIYKNDIKAVSLIQRGLEGEEFSDEVEVGRHNWSNRYVPHPYKDGKVIGLIGISSVSQWT
- a CDS encoding PAS domain S-box protein, coding for MDITERKKAEEALRESEERLRQAIRVSQSGIFDHDHLTDTIYWSPQQREIFGWGPDETVTLQAFLECIYPEDRERIVATVRRAHDPAGVGLFDVEYRIIHRGGAIRWLTTRSQTFFEGDGGRRRKVRTVGATLDISERKEAEEKIREKEGKYRLLFESANDGIFIHDETGFIDCNEKGAEMYGLPKEEIIGRRPSEFAPERQPDGRLSSEVASEKVQAALSGIPQVFEWKPVRADGSPFDVEITLSRLKLGGKMYLQAIVRDIGERKRLEQEMLKMEKLESLGTLAGGIAHDFNNLLQGIFGYISMAKMSFNQKEKSLAMLEQAENALHQSVSLTTQLLTFSKGGKPVKKQISLLPVIENAAKFALSGSQCYYQLDIEPGLWQVDADGGQLGQVIQNMVLNADHAMPEGGAVVITAKNVLKPDSKHPKLPKGNYVEISVQDRGIGIPKKYLQKIFDPYFTTKEKGSGLGLATSYSVIRNHGGLIDVTSESGKGTKFFIYLPAIEVEKEFKETTEVSSVVRKGKILVMDDDKLVRGVAEELIRTLGHEVDCAKDGIDAIQKFVLARDSGKPFDVVILDLTVKSGMGGEQTIKELREIDPSVKAIVSSGYSNSRAVVDYHSYGFAAFLNKPYSIDSLKNNLNALLR